Proteins from a genomic interval of Desulfuromonadales bacterium:
- a CDS encoding DUF4212 domain-containing protein: MAPKNRLQVNFFNPSTPGMKKEVGIATTILIIWALLSFGLPVLIFLAGLGDSSGLGESFLTRARFLGFPLHYWLIAQGCTIGYILLCKLYCVLWDKRITKG; this comes from the coding sequence ATGGCACCCAAAAATCGCCTGCAGGTCAACTTCTTCAATCCATCGACGCCCGGCATGAAAAAAGAGGTGGGCATTGCCACCACCATCCTCATCATCTGGGCACTGCTCAGTTTCGGCCTTCCGGTTCTGATCTTTCTGGCCGGACTGGGAGATTCCTCAGGGCTGGGAGAGTCGTTCCTGACCCGAGCCCGCTTCCTCGGCTTCCCCCTCCACTACTGGCTGATCGCCCAGGGCTGCACCATCGGCTACATCCTGCTCTGCAAGCTTTATTGCGTCCTGTGGGACAAGAGAATCACCAAAGGCTGA